In one Geotoga petraea genomic region, the following are encoded:
- a CDS encoding beta-galactosidase — protein sequence MFGVDYYPEHWNKNRIEIDMKSMVNNGVKIIRVAEFMWAQMEIEEGIFNFDLLDHVFEKAEEIGLKIILGTPTATPPAWLIRKHPEILQKDEYGHVRNFGSRRHYCYNNKVYRRYSGIIVEKMAERYSKYDCLYAWQIDNEFGCENTTYCYCKDCDSSFKEYLKEIYDNVDVLNKNWGTDFWSQKYNDFSQIETPKKTNAFLNPHQVLDFYRFSTEGIGEFAKIQIDIIKKYSDKPITHNFMVNFGEIDYKKHHELYDFISYDNYMPVQDYNPMIAAFNFDLMYALKNKEFTIMEQQPGRVNWQEKNIFYSVDWLNNASTQTFMHGANNLLYFRWRALPYGAEQFHNGIIGYDGDTENSERLNMIKKLNQIEFEKKEKADVAIYFDYQSNWMHKINNVSKDFDYFMEVINLYEAFKRMKKNVDIVFEDDDFSKYETLVIPYSYYLSEKAMGKIKNRDKKTILTCMTGLKEYNNHIKSDEKLGFHLKSLDFNINDFGAIEEEKISLSGKRLISNYWIEDIELLKGKVYCTWESGPLRNKASILKSEDDKILYIGTVLNTESLIELLKEFIDYDVILPKKVEYINGKYINFSHEKKLFGNIELRPYEIRSET from the coding sequence ATGTTTGGGGTTGATTATTATCCAGAACATTGGAATAAAAATAGAATAGAAATTGACATGAAATCTATGGTGAATAATGGTGTGAAAATAATAAGAGTTGCAGAATTTATGTGGGCTCAAATGGAAATAGAAGAGGGGATTTTTAATTTTGATCTTCTTGATCATGTCTTCGAAAAAGCCGAAGAAATTGGTTTGAAAATCATCCTTGGAACTCCAACAGCTACACCACCTGCTTGGCTTATAAGAAAACATCCAGAAATCCTTCAAAAAGATGAATATGGACATGTGAGAAATTTTGGGAGTAGAAGACACTATTGCTATAACAACAAAGTGTATAGAAGATATTCTGGGATAATTGTTGAAAAAATGGCTGAAAGGTATTCAAAATACGACTGTTTATATGCTTGGCAAATAGATAACGAATTTGGTTGCGAAAATACGACATATTGTTATTGTAAAGACTGTGATAGTTCATTTAAAGAATATTTAAAAGAAATATATGATAACGTAGATGTTCTAAATAAAAACTGGGGAACGGATTTTTGGTCTCAAAAATACAATGATTTTTCTCAAATAGAAACGCCAAAAAAAACAAATGCCTTTTTAAATCCTCATCAAGTTTTAGATTTTTATAGATTTTCAACGGAAGGAATTGGTGAATTTGCAAAAATTCAAATAGACATTATAAAAAAATACTCAGATAAACCCATCACCCATAATTTTATGGTTAATTTTGGAGAAATAGACTACAAAAAGCATCATGAATTGTACGATTTTATTTCATACGACAATTATATGCCAGTTCAAGATTACAACCCTATGATAGCAGCTTTCAATTTTGATCTTATGTACGCATTAAAAAATAAAGAATTTACAATTATGGAACAACAGCCAGGAAGAGTTAATTGGCAAGAAAAAAATATATTTTACTCAGTTGATTGGTTAAACAATGCTTCCACTCAAACATTTATGCATGGAGCAAACAATTTACTCTATTTCAGATGGAGAGCACTTCCCTATGGAGCAGAACAATTTCATAATGGAATAATAGGATACGATGGAGATACTGAAAATTCTGAAAGATTAAATATGATAAAAAAACTAAACCAAATAGAATTTGAAAAAAAAGAAAAAGCAGATGTAGCAATATATTTTGATTATCAAAGTAATTGGATGCACAAAATAAATAATGTTTCGAAAGATTTTGACTATTTTATGGAGGTAATAAACCTATACGAAGCATTCAAAAGAATGAAGAAAAATGTAGATATTGTTTTTGAAGATGATGATTTTAGCAAATACGAAACTCTTGTAATCCCATACTCTTACTATCTTTCTGAAAAGGCTATGGGTAAAATAAAAAATAGAGATAAAAAAACCATACTAACTTGCATGACGGGTTTAAAAGAATACAACAACCACATCAAATCTGACGAAAAATTAGGATTTCACTTAAAATCTTTGGATTTCAATATAAACGATTTCGGAGCCATAGAAGAAGAAAAAATCTCTTTGTCTGGAAAAAGGCTGATCTCCAATTATTGGATTGAAGATATAGAACTTTTAAAAGGAAAAGTTTATTGCACATGGGAATCAGGACCTTTGAGAAATAAAGCCTCAATATTAAAGTCTGAAGATGACAAAATTCTATACATTGGCACAGTTTTAAATACTGAGTCTCTAATCGAGTTATTAAAAGAATTTATAGATTATGATGTGATTTTACCAAAAAAGGTAGAATACATTAACGGAAAATACATTAATTTTTCACACGAAAAAAAATTGTTTGGTAATATCGAACTTAGACCTTATGAAATAAGAAGTGAAACCTAA
- a CDS encoding DUF1292 domain-containing protein produces MDNKLEFFTIKDEEDNERHFMYVDTIELDGNSYWVCDEAYPDEDGEEIVLGDSVVFRVTKDGEDFIIESVEDEEEHNRVAEEWEKLEEKDFEDGDYEIIQVEDDDDEKK; encoded by the coding sequence ATGGATAATAAATTAGAATTCTTTACTATTAAAGATGAAGAAGATAATGAAAGACATTTTATGTACGTTGATACAATTGAGTTAGATGGTAACTCTTATTGGGTTTGTGATGAAGCGTATCCAGATGAAGATGGTGAAGAGATAGTACTTGGAGATAGCGTTGTTTTCAGAGTTACAAAAGATGGAGAAGATTTTATTATTGAATCAGTTGAAGATGAAGAAGAACACAATAGAGTTGCAGAAGAATGGGAAAAATTAGAAGAAAAAGATTTTGAAGATGGCGATTATGAAATAATTCAGGTTGAAGACGATGATGATGAAAAAAAATAA
- a CDS encoding (S)-benzoin forming benzil reductase, which yields MNFFIITGTSKGLGEAIAKKLVSPDNQLACISRTKNLDLIDLADHKNCVLDYYEFDLTRIEEIKSLIKQIVDKIDKNKVEKITLINNAGTVEPIKPMGRSDDLDISRNITLNLIAPSIMINNFIKYTRDIPVKKDIVNISSGAAKRAVFGWAPYCSSKAGINLLTETSALELEDTEYSVYSFSPGVVDTSMQKRIRNSSEEDFVELNRFIGLKEEGKLLKPSYVAEKLIELLENNELKNGGIYHMHEFVN from the coding sequence ATGAATTTTTTCATTATTACAGGAACATCTAAAGGTCTTGGCGAAGCTATAGCAAAAAAACTGGTATCACCTGACAATCAATTGGCTTGTATTTCAAGGACTAAAAACTTAGATCTTATCGATCTTGCTGATCATAAAAATTGTGTTTTGGATTATTATGAATTTGATCTAACCAGAATTGAGGAAATAAAAAGTTTGATAAAACAAATTGTTGATAAAATCGACAAAAACAAAGTAGAAAAGATCACTTTGATAAATAATGCTGGAACTGTAGAACCAATAAAACCTATGGGTAGATCAGATGATTTGGATATAAGCAGAAACATTACACTTAACTTAATAGCTCCATCAATTATGATAAATAATTTTATAAAATACACAAGAGATATTCCAGTGAAGAAAGATATAGTGAATATTTCTTCTGGAGCAGCTAAGAGAGCAGTTTTTGGTTGGGCTCCATATTGTTCATCTAAGGCGGGAATAAATTTACTTACAGAAACCTCTGCCCTCGAATTAGAAGATACTGAATACAGTGTTTACTCTTTTTCACCAGGTGTCGTAGATACTTCAATGCAAAAAAGGATAAGAAATTCATCTGAAGAAGACTTTGTTGAATTGAATAGATTTATAGGGCTGAAAGAAGAAGGAAAATTGTTGAAACCTTCATATGTTGCTGAAAAACTAATTGAACTGTTGGAAAATAATGAGCTTAAAAATGGAGGTATATATCATATGCATGAGTTTGTAAATTGA
- a CDS encoding HU family DNA-binding protein, with translation MNKKELITAVAEKMNASKKDAGDFIDAFIEVVSSSLENKEEVKLVGFGTFSVSERKARKGVNPQTKEPIEIPARTVPKFKPGNELKERVK, from the coding sequence ATGAACAAAAAAGAACTCATTACAGCTGTTGCAGAAAAAATGAATGCTTCAAAAAAAGACGCAGGAGATTTCATCGATGCTTTTATCGAAGTAGTTTCTTCTTCACTTGAAAATAAAGAAGAAGTAAAATTAGTTGGATTTGGTACTTTTTCTGTTTCTGAAAGAAAAGCCAGAAAAGGTGTTAATCCTCAAACAAAAGAACCAATTGAAATTCCAGCAAGAACAGTTCCTAAGTTCAAACCTGGTAACGAATTAAAAGAAAGAGTAAAATAA
- a CDS encoding Eco57I restriction-modification methylase domain-containing protein, giving the protein MQQIIKNLAITTKKLIENDIDNSLELLGFKNGDYFYIEELVSKRDYEFLKETIKNNKDYEKVLNNLVFNYYNAFLALKIVKKKGIFSPTSDTFDNQIKEISHNIEYFKTFENKFLIKIHRETEEKIEKVFEKFDLWEKDDLMGWFYQFYNSDKKDMLSKSQIFTPQWVVKYMVDNSFKLLKDPINAKIIDPACGSGNFLIYIYDKLKDLYITKGYKKVDAIKNILKNNIHGLDLDERAVQIAKFLLTIKAIEDGYTDKIIFNISTPKDSTSTVKIMGSLSPKKITTEDKTKFSEILNKKYDLVIANPPYTDSREYNEKLKDKIKEFYDDYKKNLYTCFIAKNYELLNNNGIIAMITPQTFMFISSYEKTRNLILNKLNIERFVHFGLGGVFDYALVDTALYILTKQHVEKSTFIDLTKIDKNESKKDLLESLSNNSSRVHQVDQNLFKKIPGKKFVYWLDKPFYKIFKEKKLEEFCDIRQGIATGNNKRFLRFQWEIPNEKINFDGKKSTKRWIPYVKGGPHRNWFGNYYWLISFDEKSKSELQNMGNHLPSKQYYFKEGITYTMTTSKGSTFRYLPPNMMFDCKGSSIFPKNKEHIFFFLGLLNSKLTTYILKFLAGSVDLEVGDLKELPVPDLSNKKSLVKSITEQSKKIYNLKKQNMEIFPEELFNKSFISNLFGNNFEEMFNNFIRLKIKVDYDILQEESKLNDLVLELYGLKEEKKTLKKEFKDYLDVDKKENLLKLNYDINKTNAKLSDNIVRVLALEGYNISSIIKSMDKIDFSKNNKIVQEFIFLIANEIITNTTEKNSSILRIDENLFKHLEKYHIDSFLTKEYHKKVLQKYLEKVFPKEHYKYFKKTPYIVLLYEPETDFSLFLNTRNITKITYKKIDQEIENHLKRIEDKYGKSDIEKLIFFKKSLKNKFEKYSVEDTYEHSNKFFENFKEFLNY; this is encoded by the coding sequence ATGCAACAAATAATAAAAAACTTAGCTATTACAACAAAAAAATTAATAGAAAACGATATAGATAATTCTTTAGAACTATTGGGCTTCAAAAACGGGGATTATTTCTATATAGAAGAATTAGTTTCTAAAAGAGACTATGAATTTTTAAAAGAAACAATAAAAAATAACAAAGATTATGAAAAAGTTCTTAACAACTTGGTTTTTAATTACTATAATGCTTTTTTAGCTTTGAAGATCGTCAAAAAAAAGGGCATTTTCTCTCCAACTTCTGATACTTTTGATAACCAGATTAAAGAGATATCTCACAATATAGAATATTTTAAAACTTTTGAAAACAAATTTTTAATAAAGATCCATCGAGAAACTGAAGAAAAAATCGAAAAAGTTTTTGAGAAATTTGATTTATGGGAAAAAGACGATTTAATGGGTTGGTTCTATCAATTTTACAACTCAGACAAAAAAGACATGTTATCAAAATCACAGATTTTTACTCCCCAATGGGTTGTCAAATACATGGTTGACAATAGTTTTAAACTTTTAAAAGATCCTATTAATGCAAAAATAATAGACCCGGCGTGTGGTAGCGGTAATTTTCTTATTTATATCTATGATAAATTAAAAGATTTATACATTACCAAAGGATATAAAAAAGTTGATGCGATAAAAAATATATTAAAAAACAACATTCACGGTTTAGATTTAGACGAAAGAGCTGTACAAATAGCAAAATTTTTATTAACAATAAAAGCCATTGAAGATGGTTATACAGATAAAATAATTTTTAACATCTCTACGCCAAAAGACTCAACCTCCACGGTAAAAATAATGGGAAGCTTATCTCCAAAAAAGATAACCACTGAAGACAAAACTAAATTTTCTGAAATTTTAAATAAAAAATATGACCTTGTCATAGCAAATCCTCCATATACCGACTCAAGAGAGTATAACGAAAAATTGAAAGATAAAATAAAAGAATTCTATGATGATTACAAAAAGAATTTGTACACATGTTTTATAGCAAAAAATTATGAATTACTTAATAATAACGGGATAATTGCAATGATTACCCCACAAACTTTTATGTTCATTTCTTCCTATGAAAAGACAAGAAATCTTATATTAAATAAACTTAATATAGAAAGATTTGTTCATTTCGGTCTTGGAGGAGTATTTGATTATGCGTTAGTAGATACAGCATTATACATATTAACAAAACAGCATGTAGAAAAAAGTACTTTTATCGATCTTACAAAAATAGATAAAAATGAATCTAAAAAAGATTTGCTTGAAAGTTTATCCAATAACTCAAGTAGGGTGCACCAGGTAGATCAAAATTTATTCAAAAAAATACCCGGCAAAAAGTTTGTATATTGGTTGGACAAACCATTTTATAAAATCTTTAAAGAAAAAAAACTTGAAGAATTTTGTGATATAAGGCAAGGTATAGCTACGGGAAACAACAAAAGATTTTTGAGGTTTCAGTGGGAAATACCAAATGAAAAAATAAACTTTGATGGCAAAAAATCTACCAAGAGATGGATCCCTTATGTAAAAGGGGGCCCACATAGAAATTGGTTTGGAAACTATTATTGGTTAATTAGTTTTGACGAAAAAAGCAAATCCGAATTGCAAAACATGGGTAATCACCTTCCTTCTAAACAATATTACTTTAAAGAAGGAATAACCTACACTATGACAACCTCAAAAGGTTCTACTTTTAGATATTTACCCCCCAACATGATGTTTGACTGCAAAGGAAGTTCTATTTTCCCAAAAAATAAAGAACACATATTTTTCTTTTTAGGCTTGCTCAACAGCAAACTCACTACCTACATTCTAAAATTCTTAGCTGGAAGTGTAGACCTTGAAGTTGGAGATCTAAAAGAATTACCCGTACCAGATTTATCAAACAAAAAGTCTTTGGTGAAAAGCATAACTGAACAATCAAAAAAAATATATAATCTAAAAAAACAAAATATGGAAATTTTCCCCGAAGAATTGTTCAATAAAAGTTTTATATCAAATTTATTCGGAAATAATTTTGAAGAAATGTTCAACAATTTTATTCGTTTAAAGATAAAAGTCGATTATGATATACTTCAAGAAGAATCAAAATTAAACGACTTGGTTTTAGAATTATATGGTTTAAAAGAAGAGAAAAAAACATTAAAAAAAGAATTCAAAGATTATCTTGACGTTGACAAAAAAGAAAATCTACTAAAGTTAAACTACGACATAAACAAAACAAATGCAAAATTGTCTGATAATATCGTTAGAGTTTTAGCCTTAGAAGGATATAATATTTCAAGTATTATAAAATCAATGGATAAAATAGATTTTTCAAAAAACAATAAAATTGTTCAAGAATTTATATTTTTAATTGCAAATGAGATAATAACAAATACAACCGAAAAAAACAGCAGTATTTTGAGAATAGATGAAAATCTATTCAAACATTTGGAAAAATACCATATTGATTCTTTTTTAACCAAAGAATACCACAAAAAGGTTTTACAAAAATATCTGGAGAAAGTTTTTCCAAAAGAGCATTATAAATATTTTAAAAAAACACCTTACATAGTTTTATTGTATGAACCAGAAACTGATTTTTCTTTATTTCTCAATACGAGAAATATTACAAAAATAACATACAAAAAGATTGACCAAGAAATAGAAAACCATCTGAAAAGAATAGAAGATAAGTATGGTAAAAGTGATATAGAAAAACTTATTTTCTTTAAAAAATCTCTAAAAAACAAATTTGAAAAATACTCAGTAGAAGATACTTATGAACATTCAAACAAGTTCTTTGAAAATTTTAAAGAATTTTTGAATTATTGA
- a CDS encoding metallophosphoesterase family protein, producing the protein MKKLNILVIFLLIMVFSLSSNNILIKGSLDNSDNIFIQNSVMTVIIDSKDGDLISIHSNINKKNFLNNHDIIIQNHSVNEYIIEDIENGYKTIEKSDNFEVTTYYTLNNNFLNLKTEIKNISDQANLLKMNEILDYDGISHNYLSKSFLNENLFSIQVENTSMIYGSLNDEIKRMITNGNRIFSSPKFAKLNSKETFTFNRFFEVGKDIASLHKDYMDRKGIEYKTYTGNIHIKDAKDLEFININLKEKFFESILTRTYTDKKGNYTLYYPKKSNLYFEFENKNFSSDKFYELSTEVDLEPQINDFFYMPSLTEVTTNGITFNYRTLIPSKSIIHIFKDGEEVALIQNNYPKEYHQLKVMNLKPGTQYYYYVEIPETYGSEKILSPIKKFKTKPEKIEPFNFVVYGDSQIYNKRHELVVDTIYNNHGYPSFIVRVGDQVEKGHDEQMWSDHFEASYKLTGSVPVYFALGNHEYNDDLYYNALDLPDGGGKDNERYYSIDYLNVHFIFLDSNITETQPEFKSQLDWLENDLKNTDKNKFIFVSYHHPFWTQAQEYGEMEENYPQGHYNTKHWLPLFKEYGVDAVFNGHIHAYERYYKDGIQFVTTGGGGSKLNELHTAEPLPWKEFELLRHLNYVSVEIHDNKAVFTIYSVAYAPSKDTPEIYTPTNEIIDQFEVIK; encoded by the coding sequence ATGAAAAAGTTGAATATCTTGGTTATTTTTCTCTTAATTATGGTTTTTTCTTTATCATCCAATAATATTTTAATTAAAGGGTCATTAGATAACTCCGACAATATTTTTATTCAAAATTCTGTTATGACAGTTATTATCGATAGCAAAGACGGTGATTTAATATCTATACATTCAAATATTAACAAAAAGAATTTTTTAAACAATCACGACATTATTATACAAAATCATTCTGTAAATGAATATATAATTGAAGATATTGAAAATGGATATAAAACTATTGAAAAGTCAGATAACTTTGAAGTAACTACTTACTACACTCTAAATAATAATTTTCTTAACCTTAAAACTGAGATAAAGAACATTTCAGACCAAGCTAATTTATTAAAAATGAATGAAATTTTAGATTATGATGGAATAAGCCACAATTATTTGTCTAAAAGTTTTTTAAACGAAAATTTATTTTCAATTCAGGTTGAAAACACTTCAATGATTTATGGATCTTTAAATGACGAAATAAAAAGAATGATCACCAATGGAAACCGAATATTTTCGTCTCCTAAATTTGCCAAATTAAACTCTAAAGAGACTTTCACTTTTAACAGATTTTTTGAAGTGGGAAAAGATATAGCCTCACTACATAAAGATTACATGGACAGAAAGGGAATTGAATATAAAACATATACTGGAAATATTCATATAAAAGATGCGAAAGATTTAGAGTTTATAAACATCAATTTAAAAGAAAAGTTCTTTGAATCAATTTTAACCAGGACTTATACCGATAAAAAAGGGAATTATACATTATATTATCCAAAAAAGTCTAATTTATATTTCGAATTTGAAAACAAAAACTTTTCAAGTGATAAATTTTATGAATTGTCTACAGAAGTAGATTTAGAACCTCAAATTAACGATTTTTTTTATATGCCTTCTCTAACAGAAGTAACAACAAATGGCATAACTTTTAACTACAGGACACTTATCCCATCGAAATCCATAATACACATTTTTAAAGATGGTGAAGAAGTAGCTTTAATACAAAATAACTATCCAAAAGAGTACCACCAACTAAAAGTTATGAATTTAAAGCCAGGTACACAATATTACTATTATGTAGAAATACCAGAAACTTATGGCAGTGAAAAAATTCTTTCTCCAATAAAAAAATTTAAAACTAAGCCCGAAAAAATTGAACCTTTTAATTTTGTAGTTTATGGAGACAGCCAAATATACAACAAAAGACATGAACTCGTAGTAGATACAATATACAATAATCATGGATACCCCAGTTTTATTGTAAGAGTAGGCGACCAGGTTGAAAAAGGTCATGATGAGCAAATGTGGTCAGATCATTTCGAAGCATCATACAAATTAACAGGCTCTGTCCCAGTTTATTTTGCCCTTGGTAATCACGAATACAATGATGATTTATACTATAATGCTCTGGACTTACCAGATGGTGGAGGGAAAGACAACGAAAGGTATTATTCCATAGACTATTTAAACGTTCATTTCATATTTTTGGATTCAAATATCACAGAAACACAACCAGAATTCAAGTCTCAATTAGATTGGCTGGAAAACGATTTAAAAAATACCGATAAAAATAAGTTTATTTTTGTTTCTTACCATCACCCTTTCTGGACTCAAGCACAAGAATACGGAGAGATGGAAGAAAATTATCCCCAAGGGCATTACAACACAAAACACTGGCTACCTTTATTCAAAGAATATGGAGTAGACGCAGTATTCAACGGACACATACATGCTTATGAAAGATATTATAAAGATGGCATACAGTTTGTGACAACAGGTGGTGGAGGATCCAAATTAAACGAATTACACACAGCTGAACCACTACCTTGGAAAGAGTTTGAACTGTTAAGACATCTAAACTACGTCAGCGTTGAAATACATGATAATAAAGCTGTATTTACAATTTATTCTGTAGCGTATGCCCCATCAAAAGACACACCAGAAATTTACACTCCTACTAATGAAATAATAGATCAGTTTGAAGTGATAAAATAA